ACCGACACCCCGCAGCCGGGTTTTCTGCTGCCCGAGCCGCTCAAGCTCGTGGTGCGTGGCAACCGCCCGGTGTACTTCGACGAACTGCGCCTGTTGCTCGGACCGCAGCGGGTGGAAGGCGGCTGGTGGGACCGCGAAGAATCGCGGGGCCGCATGCACCTGGTGGTGCGCGACTACTGGCTGGCGTTTTCCGCGCGCGCGGGCCTGTTGTGGGTGTTCCAGACCCGTGCCACCGACGGCGCGGCACCGGCTTGGTACCTGCACGGCTTTTTCGCCTGAGGCCCCCGATGGATGCCCCCGCCACCCTGCCGGCGTACGCCGAGCTGTGCTGCCTCTCCAACTTCTCGTTCCTGCAGGGCGCGAGCCACCCCGAGGAGCTGGTGGCGCGCGCGCACGAACTCGGCTACAGCGCGCTCGCCATCACCGACGACTGCACCCTGGCCGGCGTGGTGCGCGCGCACGTGGCCGCGAAGGAGCGCGGCCTGCCGCTGCTGATCGGCAGCCGCTTCGAGGTCGACGACCCGGTGCACGGCCGCTTCGCGCTGGTGCTGCTGGCCACCTCGCGCGAGGCTTATGGCCACCTGTGCGAGTTCATCACGCGCCTGCGCCGGCGCTCGCCCAAGGGCACGTACCGGCTGGCGCCGCACGACATCGACGGCGCCGCGCTGCCCGAATGCCTGGCCATCGCCATGCCCGCACGGCATGCGCCGCAAAGCGCCTGCGACGCGATCGCGCGCTGGCTGCTGCAGCACTTCATCGGCCGCTGCTGGCTGGGCGTGGTGCAGCGCCGCGCGCTCGACGACGAGCTGCACCTGCACCGCCTGCGCGAAAGCGGCCGGTTGTGCGCCGTGCCGCTGGTGGCGGTGGGCGATGCGCGCCTGCACCGGCGCTCGCGCAAACCGCTGCACGACGTGCTCACCGCCACGCGCGTGGGCCGGCCCTTGCGCGACTGCGGCTTCGAGCTCGCCGAAAGCGCCGAGCAGCGGCTGCGTTCGCGCCTGCTGCTGTCGCAGCGCTTTCCGCCCGAGCTGCTGGCCGAGACCCTGCAGGTGGCGGCGCGTTGCCGCTTCTCGCTCGACGAGCTCAGGTACCAGTACCCCGACGAGGTGGTGCCGCCGGGCCACACGCCCGCGAGCTGGTTGCGCCAGCTGGTGCGCGAAGGCATGGCCTGGCGCTGGCCCGAGGGCGTGCCGCCGCGCTGGGAGCGGCAGATCGAGCACGAGCTCGCGCTCATCACCGAGCTGCGCTACGAGCACTACTTCCTCACGGTGCACGACGTGGTGGCCTTCGCGCGCCGCGAGAACATCCTCTGTCAGGGGCGCGGCTCGGCGGCCAACAGCGTGGTGTGCTTCTGCCTGGGCATCACCGAGGTGAACCCGGGCGAGATGTCCATGCTGTTCGAGCGCTTCATCTCGCGCGAGCGCCGCGAGCCGCCCGATATCGACGTGGACTTCGAGCACCAGCGGCGCGAGGAGGTGATCCAGTACCTCTACCGCAAATACGGCCGCGACCGCGCCGCGCTCACGGCCACCGTCATCAGCTACCGCCCGCGCAGCGCGTTGCGTGACGTGGCCAAGGCCCTGGGAGTGGACCTGGGGGTGATCCAGGCACTCAACAAGGGCGTGCGCTGGTGGGAGGGCGAGGGCATCGCGCCCGAACGGCTGATCGAGGTCGGTCTCGACCCCGCGTCGCTGCAGGTGCGCCAGCTGGTCGAGCTCGCGACCGAACTCATGGGCTTTCCGCGCCACCTGTCGCAGCACACCGGGGGCTTCGTGCTCACGCGCGGGCCGCTCACGCGCCTGGTGCCGGTGCAGAACGCGGCCATGCCCGACCGCACCGTGATCGAGTGGGACAAGGACGACCTCGACGCGCTGGGCCTGCTCAAGGTCGACGTGCTCGCGCTCGGCATGCTCACCGCCATCCGCAAGGCGCTCGAGCTGATCGGTCAGCGCCTGGGCCGGCCCTTCGGCATGCCCGACGTGCCCCGGGAAGACGCGGCCACCTACGACATGGTCTGCGAGGCCGACACCGTGGGCGTGTTCCAGATCGAAAGCCGCGCGCAGATGAGCATGCTGCCGCGCCTGCGGCCGCGCCGCTTCTACGACCTGGTGATCGAGGTGGCGCTGGTGCGGCCCGGCCCGATCCAGGGCGGAGCGGTGCACCCCTACCTGAACCGGCGCCAGGGCAAGGAGCCCGTGGTCTACCCACCGGCCCTGCACGACGCGCTGGAACGCACGCTGGGCGTGCCCGTGTTCCAGGAGCAGTGCATGCAGATCGCCATGATCGCCGCGGGCTTCACGCCCGACGAGGCCGATGGTCTGCGCCGCGCAATGGCGGCCTGGAAGCGCAAGGGCAACCTGGGCCGCTACGAGCAGCGGCTGCTGCAGGGCATGGCCGATCGCGGCTACGACCCGGCGTTCGCGCGTGGCGTGGTCGAGCAGGTGAAGGGCTTTTCGAGCTACGGTTTTCCCGAGAGCCATGCCGCGAGCTTTGCCAAGCTGGTCTACGTGAGCTGCTGGATCAAGCGCCACCACCCCGATGTGTTCCTGGTGGCTTTGCTCAACAGCCAGCCCCTGGGCTTCTACACGCCGAACCAGTTGATGCAGGACGCGCGCCGCCACGGGGTGGAGGTGTTGCCGGTGGACGTGTCGCACAGCGACTGGGACGCAGCGCTCGCCCCCCCGACCCAGGCGGCCGGCCCCCTGCGAGCCGTGCGCCTGGGGCTAGGTCTCGTGGACGGTTTGTCGGCGGCGGCCGGGCAGCGCATCGTGGCCGCGCGCAGCGCGCGGGCTTTCGACGACGTGGCCGATCTGGCGCGGCGCGCGCGGCTGGGGCGGCGGGAGCTGGCGCAGTTGGCCGCGGCCGATGCGCTGGCTTCGCTCAGTGGGCACCGGCGCCAGCAGGTGTGGGACGCGGTGGCGCTGCAAGCGGTGCCCGCCTTGCTGGCCGAGGCGCCGGTGCACGAAGCGCCGCTGGCGCTGCCCGAGGCGCCCGAGGGCGAGGCCGTTGCCTGGGACTACATGAGCCTGGGCCTCACGCTGAGGCGCCACCCGCTGGCCTTGTTGCGTCCGGTGCTCGAACGCCGCCGCCTGCTCAGCGCGGCCGATCTGCAGGCCGCGCCCGACCGCCGGCTTGTGCGCTGCGCGGGCATCGTCACGCTGCGCCAGCAGCCCGAGACCGCCAGTGGCGTGGTCTTCGTGAGCCTGGAGGACGAGACCGGTGTGGTGCAGGTCATCGTGTGGCGGCGCATCCGCGAGCGCTTTCGCCAGGTGCTGTTGCACGCGCGCCTGCTCGCGGTGTATGGGCACTGGCAGCGCGAGGGCCCGGTGGGCAACCTGATCGCAGGTTACCTGGAAGACCTCACGCCCCTGCTCGGGCAACTGGCCACGGGCAGGAGCCGGGACTTTCATTGAGGGGGTCAGGCGGCCGCAGGCATGGTGGGCCCAGGATCGGCGGCTTGCAGCCGCTCGATCACCTGGGCCATTTCCCCCAGGCGCCGCTGCATGCGCGAGGCCTGCTTGAGGCCATGCATGGTGTCGGTCAGGCCACTGACGAGATCCTTGGTGGTCTGCAAAACCTGTTGGCTCTGCGGTTCGACGGGGCTCAGGCCCAGTTGCTTGAGCAGGGCACCCGCCAGCAAGGGGTCGGCATCCAGCGCTTCCAGCACGCGCTTGGGCGTGCCCAAGGGGTTGCGCACCGGCACGCCCTTGCGCGCCAGCGCCCGGCCCACGCGGTCGCGGCGGGTTTCGCCCAGCGCCTTCATGGCGGTTTCCAGGCGCCCGAGCCATTGGACCGCGGGCGGCTCGGAGGGCACCTGGTCTTCCCGGTCAGAGTCGGTCGCAAGGCTGATGTCGTCGGACGTTTCTGTGGCTTCCGACGTTGACGACGTTGCCCAGGCTTCTTCCACTTCCGAGGCGTCCGAGGCTTTCGAGGCGACAGGTGCGCTGGGTGCGTCGGTGTACCAATGGCGGCCAAAAGCGCGGGCGGCGAACTGGTGTGTCAGCTTCACGTGATCCGCGGGGGGGCAATGGGGGGCGAGGCTGTCGATCAAGGACAGCGGGATGCCCAGCACCGCGGCCCAGCGCACCATGCGGGCCGGCGAGGGGTAGCCGGGGCATGGGTGGTGGTGGGCGCCCTGGCGCAGTCCTTCGGCCACGTAGGTGCTGACGACGTAGGGGTTGTGGGCCAGGCGTCGGGCCTTCGACAGGCCCAGGTCTTGGCACATGTGGTCGCGGTCCTCGTCGCTGGCGTTCATGAACGCGTGAAGCGGTTTTCCCGCGGCCTGCAGCGCCTGCAGCAAGCGCAGGGCGTCCTTGTGTTCGCGGCGGGCTTGCTTGTCCAGGCTCCAGTCGCGCTTTTTCAGGTAGCTGATGCCCCCGAGCAGGGGAAGCACCGCGGTCGACGCCACGGCGCCCACCACCCCCAGCGCCACGCCGCCCGTGCTGACGGAAACGCCCGTGACGCCCATCACCCCCACGGCAAACATGGCACTCAGGTTCGCGGGCGTGCCGACCGACAGCCCAGCCGTTGCACTGAAGCCGCGGAAGCGCGCGAGCCACTGCTTGATCTTGCGCGTCTTCTCGTCGGTGAGGTGCCGGTTCAGGGCGGCGTGCATCACCGTGCGGGTCAGGTGCGCTTCGTGTGGCCTTGCCCGGTCCGCGCCGGCGAGTTCGCCCGCGATCCGCTCCAGGCTTTCCAGGCGTGAGGCCTTGTCGAGCGCCAGGTCGTGGTGGCTGCGTTTGACGTCCTTGAGGTCGAGCATGCCCTGCAACACGGCCATGGGCAGCAACAAGCCGGCCACGCCGGTCAGGGCGCCGGGCGCCTGGGCCAGCAGGCTCGCGTGCGCGCTGAGCAACAGCAGCGGTTGTGCGCCCGCCAGGTGAACGTCGCGCCAGAACTTGGCCTCGTGCTGGCCGATGCCGCCCAGGGGGTCGTTGCCCCCGAGCTTGTCGGTGCGGGTTTGCAGCCCCTTGAGCAGCGTGAGCACTTGGGCAAAGGTCGGGTTGCTCTTGTGCTGCGGGTCACATTCTCTGGCAGCGCTGTCTTGTTCTTCTTGCGCTTCCTGCCTCGCCCTGAGTCGCTTGACCAGGGGTACGAGCCGCACCCACTCGCTGTGCCCCACACGCCAGCGCTGCCAGGGGCCTTTGCCGTGCAAACGTGCCTTGGGCATCGCCTCGAGCGTGTCTCGCAATATGGACGCGGTTTGCAGGGCGTCACCCAGTGCCTGCCGCACGAGACCGTTGTCGGCTTCGAGAGAGTCGCTTGTCTGCATCAGCTCGGCGATGGCGGTGTCGGTGTCCACCAGCATCCTTTGGAGTTCGCGCCGCGTCGCCCAGACCGCGGCCACATCCTTGTGCACATAAAGCTTTTCGAAGCTCGCCGACAGGCCGTGCAGCAAGCCGAGCACTTCGCGTGCCGCGCTGATGAGCATGCGTTGGGCGTCGGGGTCTTCGTTCCTCGCCAGCCGCTGTTGCGCATCCGTCAGAATCTTGATGCAGTCGACGCGCATCTTCATGCAGTGCACGTGCTGTTTGTGGGCGTCGACCACGCCCATGCCCGTGGCATACATGTCGTACATGCTGCCGATGGTGGTGAAGCACATGAGGATCTTCGACGCATCGAAAGCAAAAGCGACGCCCTTGCACGCCAGCGCTGCCGCGAGACCGCCGTAGGCCGCGCTCGCGCTGGATGAGGCCAGCAGGCCGCTGGTTGGCGCGGCCTGGCTCAGGGCCATCGAGCGCTCGGGCGTGACACCATCGTGCGTGCCGCCTTCGGGCCCCGAACCGGCCCGCATGAACAGCGTCCCGCTTTCGAAGCGGAACGAGGGAGCGCCGCGGGCGGCGTCGTCGCGCCGCTGCACCGCTTGCGCCGCCTCGCAGACCCTGCGCGGCGGTGGGGCGTGTTCGCTTCGGCGGCCGGCCCCGTGTTGCGGTGGCGACGGCAGCAAGTCGGATGACTCAGAGCAGGATGAGTCCAGGGGAATCAGGGCATAGCTCGCGTTTCTGCTCAGGCTTTTCGGCGTACACATCAATGACCTCCTAGGTGGATTCAGCTCAACTCGTTGTTCGCGATCGATGCGCTGCCGCTGCGTGCCGGGCGTGCCGCCAGGGCCAGCAGCCCTTGGGCGCACACCTGGCACCAGGCGTCCTGAACCGCATCGACGAGGTCGTGCAGTTGTTCGGTCAGGGTGTCGAGCGGCGTGTCGGGTTCGAGCGGCCAGTCGCTGTGGCACACCACGGTGCCGTCGGCCGCGAGCGCGAACTGCAGGTGCTGCAGGTCGTAGGGGCGTTCAAAGTGCCAGCGCAGCAACTCGCGGTGCAGCGTGGCGTCGGTCAGGCTCTCGGGGGGATCGGCGAGCACCACGTCGATCCGCAGGCGTTGATCCTCTTCGTCGAGGGACACCAGCACCCACAGGTCATCGACGAGGATCAGGTGGGCGGCGCTGTCAGCAGCCAGTACCCCGGCGCCCGCCAGGGCCGCGTCGTCGTGAAGGCTTTGGAGCCATCCGCCCAGTTCGAATCGATCCATCGATGCGCACCTCGCTTGAAGACATGCTGTGTACTTCGCGCGAATGTGTGAACGGGCGCAACGTCAAGGTTCCGTCAATCGGCCGTCAGCCGTTTGGTGATATGCCGCCAGTGTGCTTCGCTCACCGGCGTGATGGACAGCCGGCTGCCGCGCTGGAGCAGCAGCATGCCGTCGAGCGCGGGATCGGCGCGCAAGGCCGGCAGGCCGAGCAGGGGCGTCTTGCGCAGGGCCTGCACGTCCACCAGTTGCCAGCGCGGCGCGTCGCGTCGGGATGCCGGGTCGAAGTAGGGCGAGTCGGGATCGAACTGGGTGGGGTCGGCGTAGGGCGCCGATGCCACGCGGGCCAGCCCCGCGATGCCGGGCTCGGGGCAGCTGGAATGGTAGAACAGCACGCCGTCGCCGATGCGCATGGTGTCGCGCATGAAGTTGCGGGCCCGGTAGTTGCGCACACCGGTCCAGGGCACGGTGGCGCCGGGCGCGGCCAGCGCGTCATCGATCGAACATTCGTCGGGCTCGGATTTCATCAGCCAGTACTGCACCACCGTCAGGCTCCTGTCGAAGGGCTGTTGCCGGTGCCCGTGCGCAGGCACCACAGGCAGGCGAGCGCACTGGCCACGATCGCGCCCGACACCCACAAGGCGCCGGCGCCCCAGCGCTCCACCAGCGTCCCGAAGGCCAGCGGCGAGAATGCCTGGGCGATCCGCGAGGGCGCCACGATCCAGCCCTGGCGCCGACCGTAGCCCACCGGGCCGTAAAACGCCAGGGGCAGGGTGCCCTTGGCGATGGTGAGCATGCCGTTGCCCATGCCGTGCAACAGGGCGAACACCGGGGCGGCCGCTGCGCCCAGCGCCATCCACACCAGCACCCCCACGGGGTGCAGCGCCGCGGCCAGCCGCGCCGACCACAGGGGGTGGAAGCGGCGCAGGCCGCCGAACTCCAGCAGGCGGCCCGCCACCTGCGCCGGCCCCACCAGCGCTCCGACGGCGAGTGCGCCGGCCAGCGACAGGCCGCTGGCCATCAGCAGATCGGGCAGGTGGGCGGCGAGCGCGCTGCTCACGAACCAGGTGGCTGCGAACACGTAGGCCAGCACCCAGGCCACGTGGCGCGGCGGCTCCGACGGCGCGGCCGCGCTGTGCGGCGCCAGCGCTTCGGGCGGCGGCAGCGCCTCGGTGCGCGGCAGGCTGGCATTGAGCGGCAGACCGAGCAGCAGGTGCAGGGCGGCCCAGCCCAGACAGGCACCGCGCCAGCCGAACTGCGCCTCCATCCACGCCGACAGCGGCCAGCCCACGGTGCTGGCCAGGCCCGCGAGCAAGGTGATGCCCGTGATGGCGCCGCGGGCGTCGCGGCCCTGCAGGCGCACCAGCGTGGCGAAGGCGGCCTCGTACAGGCCGGCGCCCATGGCCAGCCCCACCACCGTCCAGGCCAGGTACAGCGACACCGGGCCCTGCGCGAGCGCGAGCAGGCCCAGGCCGAGGGCGAACAGGCCGCTGGTGGCCATGAGCACCGGCCGGCCGCCGAGCCGGTCGATGCGGCGACCCGCCGACGGGCCGATGGCCGCGGACAGCAGCAGCGCCAGGGAGAAGGCCAGCCACACCGAGGCGAGCGGCACGCCGGTGGCCTCGGCCATGGGCCGCGCGAGGATGGCGGGCAGGTAGTAGCTGGAGGCCCAGGCCAGCGTCTGGGCCGTTCCCAGGCGCAGCACCAGCGACGTGTTGCTGCGCATGCCGGCCGGCCTCAGAGGATGTCGATCACGTGAAAGCCGAAGCGCCCCGCACGGCGGTCGGCGAAGTGGTGCTGCAGCGTTTCGCGCACCGTGCGGAAGGCGATCTCGTCCCAGGGGATCTCGTCTTCGTGGAACAGGCGCGCCTCAATGGTCTCGTGGCCCGGGTTGAACCGGTCGCTGAGCAGGCGTGCGCGGTAGAACAGGTGCACCTGGCCCACGCGCGGCACGTTCATGAGCGTGAACAGCTCGCCGAGTTCGATCTGCGCGCCGGCTTCTTCGTCGGTTTCGCGGCGCGCCCCTTCGGCGGTGGTTTCGCCCAGCTCCATGAAGCCCGCAGGCAGCGTCCATTTGCCCCAGCGCGGCTCGATGTTGCGCTTGCACAGCAGCACCTGGGCGCCGTCTTCGCCCCACACGGGCACAGTGCCCACCACGTTGAGCGGGTTGTCGTAGTGCACCGTGCCGCAGGCGGGGCAGACCGCGCGTTCGCGCGTGTCGCCGTCGTCGGGCAGGCGCATCAGCACGGCGGTGCCGCAGTTGCGGCAGAACTTGGCGGGCGGACGCAGCATCGCGGCAGTTTAGTGGGACTCGGACGCAAAAAAGGCCGGGGAGCCCCCGGCCTTCGCTCGGTCAATGGGCTTTACGCCTTCTTGCCGTGTTTTTCGATCAGCGCCTTGGCGCCTTCGAACAGCTTCTTGCCGTCGTGGCCGCGCTTGTCCATCTCCTGCATCCACTCCACCTCGACCAGGCGGGCCTTGCGCTTGAATTCCTGCGCGTCGGCGGCGGAGATCTTGTGGATGGTGTTGCCCTGGTCGACCGCCGACTTGCGGCCGGCCGCGTCACCGGCCTGCTGGGTCTTGCCCAGCCAGCCCGAGGTCTCGATGCCCGAGTTCTTGTCGATCACGGCCTTGAGGTCGGGCGGCAGGCTGTTGTACTTGGCCTTGTTCATGGCCATCACGAAGGTCGTGGTGTACAGGGCGCCGCCGGCGGGGTCGAACTCGCTGTGGAACTTGGTGAGCTCGTGCACCTTCACCGAAGGCACCACCTCCCAGGGGATCACGCAGCCGTCGATCACGCCCTTGGAGAGCGAGTCGGGGATCTGCGGCAGCGGCATGCCCACGGGCGTGGCGCCGAGGTAGCCGAGCATCTTGGTGATCTGGCGCGTGGGGCCGCGCACCTTGGAGCCGCGCAGGTCGTCGGCGGTCTTCACGAGCTTGTTGCGCATGTGGAACATGCCCGGGCCGTGCACCTGCAGCGCGAGCACCTGGGTCTCCTTGAATTCGTCCACGGCCAGGGTCTGCACGTACTCCCAGTAGGCCTTGGAGGTGGCTTCGGCGTTGTTCATCATGAACGGCAGTTCGAACACCTCGATGCGCGGGAAGCGGCCCGGGGTGTTGCCCGGCAGGGTCCAGACGATGTCCACCACGCCGTCGCGGGCCTGGTCGTACAGCTGCACCGGCGTACCGCCGAGCTGCATCGCGGGGTAGCCCTCGAACTTGATGCGGCCGCCCGAGTCCTTCTCGACCTTGTCCATCCACGCCTTGTGCATGTTGATGTACACGTTCGATTGCGGCGCCATGAAGGTGTGGAACTTCAGGGTGACGCTTTGCTGCGCGAAGCCGGTGAGCGCGGGTGCGCCCAGGGCCATGGCCGCACCGGACTGGAGCAGGGTTCTGCGTTGGATCATGGTGGAGGGTCTCCGTGGTGTTGAACTTGTTTGAAGCCTAAAGCGAGAGACGGGCGCGGTGTGAGAGGTCAAACCCGAAGGCGGGCGTGCATGCCTCAGGCCACGCGCACCGAGATGGGGACCAGGCCGTCGACACCGCCGGTGAGGGTGTCGCCGCTGACCACCGCGTTCACCCCTTCGGGCGTGCCGGTGTAGATCAGGTCACCGGGCTGCAATGCCCAGGCCGCGGACAGGTGCTCGATGGTCTCGGCGATGTTCCAGATCAGCTTGTTGATGTGGCTGCGCTGGCGGTCGGCGCCGTTCACCTGCAGCCAGATCGCGGCGTTCACGATGTCGCCGGCCTCGCTGGCGGGCGTGATCGGGCCGATCGGGGCGGACTCGTCGAAGGCCTTGCCGATGCACCAGGGCCGGCCCTGCTTCTTCATGTCGTTCTGCAGGTCGCGGCGCGTCATGTCCAGGCCCACGGCGTAACCGTACACGTGCTTGAACGCGTCGGCGGCCTGGATGCCACGGCCGCCGGTGCCGATGGCCACCACGAGCTCGATCTCGTGGTGCAGGTTCTTCGTGAGCGGGGGGTAGGCGATGGTCGCGGTCTGGCCGGCCTCGGCCACCACCAGCGCGTCGGCGGGCTTGAGGAAGAAGAAGGGCGGTTCACGGCCGGTGAAGCCCATCTCTTTCGCATGCTCCTCGTAGTTGCGGCCGACGCAGTAGATGCGGTGCACGGGGAAGCGTTCGCCACGGCCCACAACGGGCACGGACACGGTGGGGGGTGGGGTGAAAAGGTAGGTCATGGGCGGAGTGTGCCACCGGCCGTGCGCCGGCCGTCAGTACTGCGTGGCCGGCAGGTGCACCACCAGGCCATCGAGGTCGGGCGTGAGCACGATCTGGCACGACAGCCGGCTGTTGGGCTTCACCGGCGCGGCCGCGAAATCGAGCATGTCGGTTTCGTCGGCCACGGGGGCGGGCAGGCGCGCGGCCCAGGCCTCGTCCACGTACACGTGGCAGGTGGCGCAGGTGAGGGTGCCGCCGCAGTCGGCGGCGATCTGGTCGACGCCGGCGTCGACCGCGGCTTTCATGAGGCTCTGGCCCGGGGCGCAGCGCAGCTCGCGCGTGCGCTGGTCGGCGGTGACGAGGTGGAGGGTGATCATGGTTGTGGGCTTCGGTGGCGGGGTCAGTAGCGCGCGAAGTACTCGCGGCGCTCGAAGTCGGTCTTGTCCTCGGCCGCGGTGTGGCGGTCGAGCTCCTGCTGTTTGATCCGGCAGAAGTGGTTCACCACGGCGGGGCCCAGCGCGTGGGTGAGCACCGTGTCGCTGCGCAGCGCGGCCAGCGCATCGCCGAGGTTGTTCGGAATGCGTTCGCTGCCCTCGGCATAGGGCGCTTCGGTGCCTGGGGGCGCGGCGAGCCGGCGCTGCAGGCCGTCGAGCCCCGCGTGGATCTGCCCCGCCATGCACAGGTACGGGTTGGCCGCGGGTTCGCCCAGGCGGTTCTCGATGCGCGTGGCGGCGTCCCCCGCGCTGCCCACCACGCGCAGCATGGCGCCGCGGTTGTCGCGGCCCCAGAGAATGGCCTGGGGCGCGAGCGCGTTGGGCCGAAAGCGGCCGAAGCCGTTCACCGTGGGCGTGCACAGCGGCGTGAGCGCGCGCGCGTGTTCGAGCAGGCCCGCGAGCCAGTGCGCGCCGGTGTCGCTGAGCGTGTGCAGCGCGTCGCGCGGCGTGGTGCCCGGGGCCGGGGTGTCGCGCTGGAACACGTTGCGGCCGCTGGCCAGATCGATCACCGACTGGTGCAGGTGCCAGCCGCTGGACATGATGTTCGGGAACGGCGGTCTGCACATGAAGGTGGCGTGGTAGCCGGCGCGGCGCAGCGCCTGCTTCACGCCGTTGCGCAGCAGCACCATCTGGTCGGCCGCGGTGAGCGCGTCGGTGGCGTCGAACACCGCCTCGACCTGGCTCGGGCCGAGCTCGATCTCGAGCGACTGCAGCGGCAGGCCCAGGCCGAGCGCGGTGCGCTCGACGATGCGCAGCGGCTCGTCGGCGAGGTCGATCAGCGCCTCGCCCTGCAACTGGTAGCCCGGGTGCACCATCTGCACCGCGGGCGGCTCGCCCGGCCAGGCCGCGCGCTCGGGGTCGAGCTGCGGCGTGGGGTCGGTGAGGCGGTAGATGTGGAACTCGACCTCGAGCCCGGTCTTGTAGCCCAGGCCGTGCCGTGCGAGCGCGGCCAGCGCGGTCTGCAGCACGCGGCGGCTGTCCAGGGCCACCGGTGTGCCGTCGGCGTGCCAGGGCTGGCAGCGCAGCCAGCCGGTGCCGGGCGCCCAGGGCAGCTCGACGAAGCTCTCGGGATCGGGCAGCACCATGAGGTTGGCCGCGCCCGCGAAGCCGGGCAGGTCGTCGGTGCCACCGGGCTCGAACACCTTCCACGCGGTCTTGTCGGCGGTGTCCTTGAGCATCAGCGTGCCCACCATGCCCACGCCATCGCGCAGTGCGCGGATCGCCGCGTGCGGCATCAGCGTCTTGCCGCGCAGCAGGCCATGCGCATCGCACCAGCCCAGGCGCACGCGCTGGATGCCTCGCTCCTCGATCAGGCGCGCCAGGCGCAGGCACGCGGCTTCGCGTGCGGCGTCGTGCACGCCGCAGGTGTGCGCAAAGCTCATTTCGCGCCCAGGGCTGCGGCGGCGTCGGCCAGCGCTTTGGCTTCGGCCGTCCAGGGCGCGCGCTCGCGGCGCTCGCGCACCGCGGTCTGCCACCAGGTCTGCCAATCGCCCGTGGGCGCGAAGCCGTCGATGGTGTCGGGGCCGTGGATCTCGGCGTGTCGGGCCGGATCGGCGATGCCCGGTGCGCTGCCGCCTTGCTCCACCGCGTCGATGGCCTGCTGCAGCAGGCGGCGGTGCGCCATGATGACCTTGTCGCTCGTGCCCAGGTGTTCGCGCGTGCGGTCCTGGATGGCGCCCATGCTTTCGCAGGCCCACTGGTCGTGCACGTTGATGTCGTCCTCGCCCATGCCCAGGTAGGTGCGCTCCACCTGCTCCTGCGGGTTGAAGCCCCAGTGGTTGTGGCGGCCCAT
This is a stretch of genomic DNA from Hydrogenophaga crocea. It encodes these proteins:
- a CDS encoding glutamine synthetase family protein, whose protein sequence is MSFAHTCGVHDAAREAACLRLARLIEERGIQRVRLGWCDAHGLLRGKTLMPHAAIRALRDGVGMVGTLMLKDTADKTAWKVFEPGGTDDLPGFAGAANLMVLPDPESFVELPWAPGTGWLRCQPWHADGTPVALDSRRVLQTALAALARHGLGYKTGLEVEFHIYRLTDPTPQLDPERAAWPGEPPAVQMVHPGYQLQGEALIDLADEPLRIVERTALGLGLPLQSLEIELGPSQVEAVFDATDALTAADQMVLLRNGVKQALRRAGYHATFMCRPPFPNIMSSGWHLHQSVIDLASGRNVFQRDTPAPGTTPRDALHTLSDTGAHWLAGLLEHARALTPLCTPTVNGFGRFRPNALAPQAILWGRDNRGAMLRVVGSAGDAATRIENRLGEPAANPYLCMAGQIHAGLDGLQRRLAAPPGTEAPYAEGSERIPNNLGDALAALRSDTVLTHALGPAVVNHFCRIKQQELDRHTAAEDKTDFERREYFARY